GAAGGTATAGATATTACCAAAGAACCAATCGCATATTGGAAGCTTGGGTCTATAGCAGAAGAAGCTCCGCGAAAAGATGGATCATCCAAAATAGGAGCATCACAGACTTTCGAGATCATACTAAAAGTGTGTTGTAGATCACCATCATTAAGAGCCGACATAGATCAGAGAAAAGGCTGGATAAATCTTTCATGGAAGAGGAAACTAATGGATCTTCGGAAGCAAGAATATCGTCATCACTGGAttcagaacttgaagaagagtAGAATTCTTTACGCTTCCTAGAAAGGtcagaagaagaaattttgggcCCAGATTTGGATGCGAGTTTTTTGGTTCGTTTCTTGGTTTTCCCAGTATCTTTAGCACCCGAAGCTTCAACCTACGCAAATAATTAAGATAAGAAATAggggcaacaatattgtttaagATAAAAGAGGGAATGTTTCTTACttcattattctgcgaagatgacgcATTATGAGACGTCTTGGCCTTCTCAGCAGCCTAAAATCAGAGGAGTAAGAAGATAAGAAATATAGAAAACGGGGTTAtgtgaaattatgaaaaataatgtGAAGATTTCATACCATCTTCTTATTCTCAGTATCAGATAAGACAAACTTCCAGGGTTGATAAGTAGAAAGATTTGCAGCAAGGGGAAGATCAGAACCATCAACAGTTCTTCCAGATACATAAGGACCAACTAAAATGACAGGGCAATTAAGCCAGCATGAATCATTAGATCTGCGAGCAGTACTATTAGAATTACcattccaatcaacatctcgcataattttTGGATCTTCAGTGATATCATCTTTCCTTCTTAAGCGAATGGCCCATTTTGTTGATTCATTCTTCATTATCGCAACATagtaatttttgaaaaaaattatcaACAGTATACTCTGAAGGGTTGATGGCTTTATCACGATAAGATACATTTCACACTTCATAAGAATAAGAGGTTCCTAATCCGGCTGCGCGACGAGAGTATTATAAAGCTATTCTAATAGCATCACCACTCAATTGAAATATGCCTCTTGCGTTCATCAGATaaaatttcatagaataaaggaatTTCCGGATTATACAATGGGATAGGAAGATTATTCAGAAGTTTTCCTAATGAAATGATGATCTTTTGATTAGACCACTGTTCAAAATTTATTAACTCAAGattgagtttggatgaataaTCAGAATGGGAAGGAAGAGAAAGTGAAAAGCCTCTTGTGGCAAATTCTCTTTTCAACCTGGTGAATTCAGTTTCCATCTTTTTACCGGCTGGAGCCATTATAAGAATGAGAATGAGGGATATATAGGTGAatgaaatcacaaaaaaaaatgtaTCTTAATCAGATCAAGGACGAAAATTACAGTTAAAGTGCAGAAACAGGGGAAAAGAAAGAGGAacgtaaaaagaagaaagaagagatggaagaagatatataaagaaaatttactctcggttttcgagattttatctcattaatgcgaagaatGAATGGATAGGAATAGACTGTTATAAGGACGTGTCAGATAACGAGTGGATAAAAAGACACGTGTAGGTAAGGAAGACTCAAATTCTGGAAATGTGTCGGCATATCAGAATATGAAAAGTTGAGCATGTGCGATATTATAAGATGGAGCTTCTTCATATCGCTCACTTTATAAAGagaacgaaatgagaagaggcaaaatgtaggagtgggatatcgcacattcattatgtatgcgaaaTAAAGGTCATCTACCTTAAGCGAAGACCATCGCACATGTAAAAATTAGGATGATGTATGtaatgatgtcagcatagtcacaAGTAAGTGTGATAATCTGTGCGAAGGTGTAAAGTATGCGAAGTTGAgtgaatgtacatgagcgattgtaacgcatagtgattccgaaaataggggatctattagttgtcatccactatgtagtaccctatataaagggaaggaaTCTGTGTATTAAGGGGAGATCTAAGGTGAGTattagacaagaaactaggagagagaaagtttatttggagagcaagtaaaggcATTGTATTATTTTGTATCCAATTATAAAacttaataaataataaaaaattttcatgaagattactTAGAATCTTATCTAAATTCATATGGAATGTGgtcgtaggatttcctgcaactacacaaacACATAACTAAGTGACATGTCATCAAAACATAAGCCGTTAGATATATGGAATCTCACGGTTTACAAATGTTGTCAAAACGTTTTGCTGAGGGATCCCGACCCTTTTCTTTATTTAACCAAGAAATAAGTCAAAAGTCTTGCTAAAATTGTTGTGTCATGACTCATGGTGCCCACCATAGACAGACATATATATCCACTCTGATGAGATCGGGCCTATGATActagaagaaaataatcgtgtaGAAGTCGATGTTGGCATAGTAGCTGCTCGTGGTTCTTAGTGATTTCAAATCCTGATCGAGTCGGTGCCGTGTTCAACGGCATGCATGCATTTAGGTGCTTGATCCAAATTGATGGACTTAAATATATTCAACTTGGATGATTAAACTTTGAATTAAGTTGTTTATTACATCGAGTACAGCGGGTCTTGCTCTCGCTTAAGTTTACTAAAACGAAATTTACATCTTAGCACGATATTCCACTCCCATTAACATGTTCACATCACATGTTGTTGTCTGGGAAGGAGTGGGTATCTGGATCTGGGATCTCATCTGAATGCAATTATGATGTAATTAAACCTCCAATTAAGAGCCCATGTGTACAGCTAGCTGTTGAGTTCCAATTTTGTTTAATTTCTATATGCATCTACTTTTCAATATCTGCAATCACTTACTCTTAATTAAATACACAACTTTTCAATTTAATCACAGATCatatatatttcatttgtttttccATCCATTCAGTTCAATTCTTATCTGTTCTTCAAACTTGTTATTATGGCGTTAGAAGAGATCTTTGTTACCGGTGCCACAGGGTTCATGAAAAAATTGGTTCATGTTGctgccaaaaaaattggaaaggcTGGGGCTGTAGATAAAGATCTCCAAAAGCTCAAGGATACTCTGGAGATGATCGCTGCTGTCACATCTGATGCTGAAAAGAAGCAGGTCAAAGACAAAGTTGTGCGGCTATGGTTGAGAAGGCTCCAAGACGTTGCATATGATGTTGACGACCTTTTGGATGAAATTTCTTATGAAGCTATGTGTCAATCTCAAAAATATGGGAATAAGGTAACAATTCTTTCTACAATTAAACTTAGCTTGAAAATGGCGAAAAGAATCACAAATATTAATCAGGAGTTAGATGAAATTACTAAGCACAACGTTATGTTTCAGTTGGTACGTAGTGTAGATGATCAAAATGTTGAGTCATTAGACCGGGTGACACATTCTTTTATAGGTGAATCTAAAATTGTTGGAAGGGAAAAAGACACATCTCGTATAGTAGagatgttgatgatgaggaacccttcatcatcatcatcatctgacaGTTTTACTCCACATGAAAAAATCTCTGTTATTTCAATAGTGGGTATGGGGGGACTTGGGAAAACGACTCTCGCTCAGCTGGTTTACAAAGACAACTCGATTGAGAGAAGCTTTGAGCCAAGAGCCTGGGTCTGTATTTCTGATAATTTTGACATCTTTCTGATTCTTAAAAATATTATTGAGTCCTTCACAGAAACAAAATGTGACGTGTCTAGCGTCGATTTACTAGTaaggaaatttcatgaaacgATTAGAGGGAAGAAATACCTGTTAGTGCTAGACGATCTGTGGAACGAGAATGCCGAAGACTGGGAAAAACTTAAGGGTTTTTTAAGTGGGGGTGCTCAAGGGAGTAAAATATTAGTAACTACACGTAAAGAAAATGTTGCATCTATTGTTAGGGGTACAATTCCACCATACAATCTAACAACCTTAAGTAATAGGGAATGCTGGTTCATTATTAAGAATAGAGCTTTTTCTCCTGGCGGAGCTGTCGAAACTTTAGCTATGTCAAATATAGGAGAGGAGATATCGAGAAAATGTGCTGGTTTACCCCTTGCAGCTGTTTTTATCGGAAATCTAATGCGCATGAAACAAAAAGAATCTGATTGGTTAGCGATCAGAGACAATGATGTTTTCAATACACCAGAAAATCCAAACAAAATCATACTTATATTGAAACTGAGTTATGATAATTTATCTTCCCCTTTGAAAAAGTGTTTCTCATATTGCAGTTTATTTCCTAAAGATTATGAATTCAATAGAGAAACACTGATTCGCTTGTGGACGGCTGAAGGATTTCTTCATCCCTCTACTGGAAGAAATCAAAGCTCACTCGAAGATATTGGTAATTATTATATCCTTAGTTTGTTGTCCAGCTCTTTCTTTCAAGATGTCGAAAGGGGTGACTTAGATGACACAATTATATCCTTCAAAATGCATGATTTAGTGCATGATCTTGCTTTAAGTGTAGTTGGCAGTCATGAAGTCATGATTCTCACAGCATGTGAAATGGAAAATGATGTGTCTCAAATTCGTCGGCTACAGTTAATCAAGGAAGAAGGAGAATCAAGTGCTTTTTCTAATGTATTAACCAATGCAAACAAGCTGAGGACGGTTTTTTTCCAAGAAGCAGGCTTTTTCTATCCGAGTTCATTTAGTAACAAGCGTCTGCGTGTGATCCATCGGCTTGGTGCTGATAATCTGAAAACTATATCTTCCCCTTTGAAGTTTAAACACATGAGGTACCTTGACCTCGTTTATTCGGATCTTAAAGATGTTCATGCTGAGTCCATTCATCAACTCTACAATCTTCAAACTCTCAACCTTCATCGATCCATAAATGTTCAAAACATTCTCCAAGGAATTGGTTCTTTAATTAATTTGCAATATCTAGATCTCTCTTGTTCGGACGCCACAGTTGTACCTGATTCCATTACGAGGCTGACCAATCTGAAGACTCTAGATTTTAGTGATTGCATGGGTATTAGTTTTTTACCCACAGATATTGGGTCTTTCCAAAATTTATCGTCCCTATACATTTCATATTCAGGAATCGTTGAATTACCCGATTCAATCTCTCTCATCAGTAATTTGCGTCATCTAAATATCTCTGGTTCGAAAGTCAAAGTTCTACCTGATTCTATCACGAGGCTGACCAATTTGCAGACCTTAAGTATTTCTGATACAGATATCACAGAATTACCCACAAATATAGGGTCTCTCCATAACCTATTGTCCCTTGCATTTTCAGGAACAAGAATCAGTGACTTACCCGATTCAATATGTCGCATACATAAGTTAAAGAAGTTAGGAGGATTCAGTGGCACGAGTTTAGAAGCGCTTCCCCATAACATTGGAGCTTTGACAGAACTAAGGTCACTTGATTTATTTGATTCTGAAATAACAGAATTGCCTGAATCTTTGAGCATCAACGTGTGTAAATTAGAGACAGTGGAACTTGGATCGGTTTGCAAATTTCCCAAAGATGTTAAGAATTGGGTGGAACTGAGAGAACTCATTTACTTGGGAAATACAGATGGTGTAATAATGTCTAGAGGTATTGAAAAGCTGACTCGCCTCGAAGTATTAATTCCTTACCTGgtgaggaaagaagaaaaagaagaagtgattTCCACCGGAAACAGTATAAATgattctacttctagttcttcTATCCATGAATTAGCACATTTGAACTCCCTTCAGGTTTTGAGGATTGGAAATCTAGACTACGTGAGAGGTGGTAAAACAGAGGCGGAGAGGGCAAAGTTAGAAGACAAGCAAAACATTCATGAATTGGAGCTACGATGGAatttcaaagaagaagataaaaactaCGAAGAAGGAGACCAGTTGGTTGTTGCTGCTTCCGATGTACTGGAAGGCCTCCAACCTCACCCTAATCTGCAGGAATTGTCTATCATAGGTTTTCCCGGTTTAAAGCTTCCGAAGTGGATGGGTTCATCTTCCTGTCTTCCTAATTTAGTGAAATTAATTTTTAAGAACTGCAACAGCTGTAGTAATCTTTTAGGCTTAGGTCAGCTTCCATGTCTTAGGTATCTTGAAATTGAGGGTATGGCATCAGTCATTTGTTTGGGAAAGACGGAGTTTTATTACccgcaagaagaagaagaaggaaacgtAGGAGGATTGTTTCCTACTACAACTACAACAACATTATTTCCTTCGTTAACCTATTTGGTCATCTCCGAGATGCAGAACTTAAAAGAATGGATTGTGCCTTCGACACCTCATAATTTCTTCCCTTGCCTTGAGGAACTACGGTTTACTTCTTGCTATACTTTGGAATCTATTCCAGATTTACGATTATGGTCTTCTTCTCTCCGGCGCATAAAAATCTTCTCCTGCAGCAAGTTGATGGATTCGATACCTTATGGTCTGAAAAAATCGCTCACTTTTCTGGAGTACCTATCTATTGATTGTTACCATAATATGGTGACGGAGAAGTAGATACTCTGCTTGCGCGCG
This is a stretch of genomic DNA from Papaver somniferum cultivar HN1 chromosome 1, ASM357369v1, whole genome shotgun sequence. It encodes these proteins:
- the LOC113312914 gene encoding putative disease resistance protein RGA1 translates to MALEEIFVTGATGFMKKLVHVAAKKIGKAGAVDKDLQKLKDTLEMIAAVTSDAEKKQVKDKVVRLWLRRLQDVAYDVDDLLDEISYEAMCQSQKYGNKVTILSTIKLSLKMAKRITNINQELDEITKHNVMFQLVRSVDDQNVESLDRVTHSFIGESKIVGREKDTSRIVEMLMMRNPSSSSSSDSFTPHEKISVISIVGMGGLGKTTLAQLVYKDNSIERSFEPRAWVCISDNFDIFLILKNIIESFTETKCDVSSVDLLVRKFHETIRGKKYLLVLDDLWNENAEDWEKLKGFLSGGAQGSKILVTTRKENVASIVRGTIPPYNLTTLSNRECWFIIKNRAFSPGGAVETLAMSNIGEEISRKCAGLPLAAVFIGNLMRMKQKESDWLAIRDNDVFNTPENPNKIILILKLSYDNLSSPLKKCFSYCSLFPKDYEFNRETLIRLWTAEGFLHPSTGRNQSSLEDIGNYYILSLLSSSFFQDVERGDLDDTIISFKMHDLVHDLALSVVGSHEVMILTACEMENDVSQIRRLQLIKEEGESSAFSNVLTNANKLRTVFFQEAGFFYPSSFSNKRLRVIHRLGADNLKTISSPLKFKHMRYLDLVYSDLKDVHAESIHQLYNLQTLNLHRSINVQNILQGIGSLINLQYLDLSCSDATVVPDSITRLTNLKTLDFSDCMGISFLPTDIGSFQNLSSLYISYSGIVELPDSISLISNLRHLNISGSKVKVLPDSITRLTNLQTLSISDTDITELPTNIGSLHNLLSLAFSGTRISDLPDSICRIHKLKKLGGFSGTSLEALPHNIGALTELRSLDLFDSEITELPESLSINVCKLETVELGSVCKFPKDVKNWVELRELIYLGNTDGVIMSRGIEKLTRLEVLIPYLVRKEEKEEVISTGNSINDSTSSSSIHELAHLNSLQVLRIGNLDYVRGGKTEAERAKLEDKQNIHELELRWNFKEEDKNYEEGDQLVVAASDVLEGLQPHPNLQELSIIGFPGLKLPKWMGSSSCLPNLVKLIFKNCNSCSNLLGLGQLPCLRYLEIEGMASVICLGKTEFYYPQEEEEGNVGGLFPTTTTTTLFPSLTYLVISEMQNLKEWIVPSTPHNFFPCLEELRFTSCYTLESIPDLRLWSSSLRRIKIFSCSKLMDSIPYGLKKSLTFLEYLSIDCYHNMVTEK